The following proteins are co-located in the Anomalospiza imberbis isolate Cuckoo-Finch-1a 21T00152 chromosome Z, ASM3175350v1, whole genome shotgun sequence genome:
- the HAPLN1 gene encoding hyaluronan and proteoglycan link protein 1: MKTLLFLVLISACGAEPHPGNSSLEHERIVHIQENGPRLLVVAEQAKIFSHRGGNVTLPCKFYHEHTSTAGSGTHKIRVKWTKLTYDYLKEVDVFVAMGHHRKSYGSYQGRVTLRESSENDASLVITNIRLEDYGRYKCEVIEGLEDDTAVVTLNLEGVVFPYSPRLGRYNLNFHEAQRACAEQDAVMASFDQLYDAWRSGLDWCNAGWLSDGSVQYPITKPREPCGGRNTVPGVRNYGFWDKEKSRYDVFCFTSNFNGRFYYLIHPTKLTYDEAVQACLKDGSQIAKVGQIFAAWKLLGYDRCDAGWLADGSVRYPISRPRKRCSPSEAAVRFVGFPDKKHKLYGVYCFRAYN; encoded by the exons AAAACGGGCCCCGTCTCCTCGTGGTAGCAGAGCAAGCCAAAATCTTCTCCCACCGCGGCGGCAACGTGACACTGCCATGCAAATTCTACCACGAGCACACCTCCACCGCCGGCTCAGGAACCCACAAGATCCGCGTCAAGTGGACCAAGCTCACCTACGATTACCTCAAGGAAGTGGACGTGTTCGTGGCCATGGGGCACCACAGGAAGAGCTACGGGAGCTACCAGGGCAGGGTGACCCTGCGGGAGAGCAGCGAGAACGACGCCTCGCTCGTCATCACCAACATCAGGCTGGAGGACTACGGCAGGTACAAGTGCGAGGTGATCGAAGGGCTGGAGGATGACACGGCAGTGGTGACTCTCAATTTGGAAG gtgtGGTGTTCCCCTACTCCCCACGGCTGGGGCGGTACAACCTGAACTTCCACGAGGCGCAGCGGGCGTGCGCGGAGCAGGACGCGGTGATGGCCTCCTTTGACCAGCTCTACGACGCCTGGAGGTCGGGGCTGGACTGGTGCAACGCCGGCTGGCTCAGCGATGGCTCCGTGCAGTACCCCATCACCAAGCCCAGGGAGCCCTGTGGGGGCAGGAACACCGTGCCCGGAGTCAGGAATTACGGGTTCTGGGACAAGGAGAAGAGCCGCTACGACGTCTTCTGCTTCACGTCCAACTTCAACG GCCGCTTCTACTACCTGATCCACCCCACCAAGCTGACCTACGACGAGGCCGTGCAGGCGTGCCTGAAGGACGGTTCCCAGATCGCCAAGGTGGGGCAGATCTTCGCGGCCTGGAAGCTGCTGGGCTACGACCGCTGCGACGCGGGCTGGCTGGCGGACGGCAGCGTGCGCTACCCCATCTCCCGGCCGCGGAAGCGCTGCAGCCCCAGCGAGGCCGCCGTGCGCTTCGTCGGCTTCCCCGACAAGAAGCACAAGCTGTACGGTGTCTACTGCTTCAGGGCCTACAACTGA